The following are from one region of the Methylophilus sp. DW102 genome:
- a CDS encoding SAM-dependent methyltransferase has translation MTVQPTSSRLPVPDALMQAHSDALHQQIKAHIEQQGGWISFADYMQQALYTPHLGYYSGGGNKFGIGGDFVTAPQISPLFAQAIANQLAPVLLETGGAILELGAGTGRLAQGLLQALHTQHQLLPHYSILEVSANLRMRQQESLQAGLPAELYARVQWLDRLPEQFTGVVIGNEVLDAIPVQLVEWHGGRWLERGVGYEHGFVWQTRPLQNEAGVAHIDAAQLPEGYLTEVNPAAQGLIASLAAMLQQGLILLPDYGFSAREYYHPQRNQGTLMCHYQHYAHDDPLRYPGLQDITAHVDFTAMAETALAHGLDCAGYTNQAQFLINCGILQLLQQINPEDSAHYLPQVATVQKLLSPAEMGELFKVLALSKGISLPLLGFLQGDKRHQL, from the coding sequence ATGACTGTTCAACCCACTTCTTCCCGCTTGCCTGTGCCGGATGCGCTGATGCAGGCGCACAGCGACGCCCTGCACCAACAGATCAAAGCGCATATTGAGCAACAAGGCGGCTGGATTTCCTTTGCGGATTACATGCAGCAAGCCTTGTATACGCCACACCTCGGATATTACAGCGGCGGCGGCAATAAGTTCGGTATAGGCGGCGATTTTGTGACTGCTCCCCAAATTTCGCCTCTCTTTGCGCAGGCCATCGCCAACCAGCTCGCCCCTGTGCTGTTAGAAACCGGGGGGGCTATTTTGGAGCTAGGCGCAGGCACCGGCAGATTGGCGCAAGGCTTGCTGCAAGCGCTGCATACCCAGCACCAGCTACTCCCACACTACTCTATCCTTGAGGTAAGTGCCAACTTACGGATGCGCCAGCAAGAAAGCTTGCAGGCAGGCTTGCCAGCCGAGCTTTATGCACGGGTGCAATGGCTGGATCGTTTGCCTGAACAATTCACGGGCGTGGTGATTGGCAATGAAGTGCTGGATGCGATCCCGGTACAGCTGGTGGAGTGGCATGGCGGCCGCTGGCTAGAGCGCGGGGTTGGCTATGAACATGGGTTTGTATGGCAAACGCGCCCTTTGCAAAATGAGGCAGGCGTCGCACACATCGACGCCGCTCAGTTGCCAGAAGGATATCTCACCGAAGTTAATCCTGCGGCACAAGGATTGATCGCCAGTCTCGCCGCGATGTTGCAGCAAGGATTGATCTTGCTGCCTGATTACGGCTTCAGTGCCCGCGAGTACTATCACCCGCAGCGCAACCAGGGCACGCTGATGTGTCATTATCAGCACTATGCGCATGATGATCCGTTGCGGTATCCCGGCTTGCAAGACATCACCGCCCACGTCGATTTTACCGCCATGGCCGAAACGGCATTGGCACATGGACTCGATTGCGCGGGATACACCAATCAAGCCCAGTTTTTGATCAATTGCGGCATTCTGCAATTGCTACAGCAGATCAATCCCGAAGACAGTGCCCATTATTTGCCGCAGGTGGCTACGGTGCAAAAGCTGTTGTCACCGGCGGAGATGGGCGAATTATTCAAGGTATTGGCTTTGAGTAAAGGGATCTCATTGCCATTGCTGGGCTTTTTGCAAGGGGATAAGCGTCATCAGCTTTAA
- a CDS encoding c-type cytochrome produces the protein MLKSFKAGLFLLLATGLQPVFAEEAAPAAAAAVNGPEKIVQNVCAACHGADGNSVITTNPKLAGQHPEYLVKQLTNFKEGTRANAVMSGMAGALSQEDMEGLAKYFSSQSIKLNKAKSNGKGSLGEKIYRGGIAATQVPACAACHGATGAGLPKQFPRLAGQHADYTLQQLRTFRTGERANAPMMMTIAGKMSDAEMQAVADYIQGLR, from the coding sequence ATGTTAAAGAGTTTTAAAGCGGGATTGTTTTTATTGCTGGCAACTGGCTTGCAGCCTGTTTTTGCTGAGGAAGCGGCCCCTGCGGCGGCGGCGGCGGTCAATGGCCCTGAGAAAATCGTGCAGAACGTCTGTGCGGCTTGTCATGGCGCAGATGGTAACAGTGTGATTACGACCAACCCCAAGTTGGCGGGTCAGCATCCTGAGTATCTGGTCAAGCAGTTGACTAACTTTAAAGAAGGCACGCGTGCCAACGCAGTGATGTCCGGCATGGCCGGTGCCTTAAGCCAGGAAGACATGGAAGGCCTGGCAAAATACTTTTCTTCCCAAAGCATCAAGCTGAACAAGGCGAAAAGCAATGGTAAAGGCTCACTGGGTGAGAAGATCTATCGCGGCGGGATTGCTGCAACGCAAGTGCCTGCCTGTGCAGCTTGCCATGGCGCGACGGGTGCCGGATTGCCCAAGCAGTTTCCGCGCTTGGCCGGGCAGCATGCAGATTACACCTTGCAGCAACTGCGTACTTTCCGCACTGGTGAGCGCGCCAATGCACCAATGATGATGACCATCGCCGGTAAAATGAGCGATGCCGAGATGCAGGCTGTTGCAGACTATATCCAAGGCTTGCGTTAA
- the ccsB gene encoding c-type cytochrome biogenesis protein CcsB has translation MNTSTLSKPVSFWQSLSKFDWVYAILLLAGAVFSYQRYAGFMDIYEVSFLFGAVAVFSYLGWRWSAIARLVLGVAVLSLIGVYVYQGDLSQGGQRFLLKFLLASQSAIMWMNVLFVLAMLTYWLAMFQKSEFTAKVASALTWTATLFGFVGLMVRWYESYLIAPDIGHIPISNLYEVFILFCLITALLYLHYEQLFKTRQLGGFVLVVINAAVGFILWYTFDRHANEIQPLVPALQSYWMKIHVPANFIGYGAFSLAAMVAGAYLLAKRGILASRLPAPHVLDDLMYKAIAVGFAFFTIATILGAMWAAEAWGGYWSWDPKETWALIVWLNYAAWLHLRLMKGLRGSMLAWWALVGLLVTTFAFLGVNMFLSGLHSYGTL, from the coding sequence ATGAATACGTCAACGTTATCCAAGCCAGTATCCTTCTGGCAGTCGTTAAGCAAGTTTGATTGGGTCTATGCCATTCTGTTGCTGGCGGGTGCGGTGTTTTCGTATCAGCGCTATGCAGGCTTCATGGATATTTACGAGGTCAGCTTTCTGTTTGGGGCAGTCGCGGTATTTAGTTATTTGGGCTGGCGCTGGTCAGCCATTGCCCGCCTGGTCTTGGGTGTGGCTGTGCTGAGCCTGATTGGCGTCTACGTTTATCAGGGCGACTTGAGTCAGGGTGGTCAACGCTTCTTGCTCAAGTTTCTGTTGGCCAGCCAGTCTGCCATCATGTGGATGAATGTGCTGTTTGTATTGGCTATGCTGACCTATTGGCTGGCCATGTTCCAAAAATCAGAGTTCACCGCCAAAGTGGCCTCGGCCCTGACATGGACGGCGACCTTGTTTGGGTTTGTCGGCCTGATGGTGCGCTGGTATGAGTCCTACCTGATTGCACCCGATATCGGCCATATTCCGATCAGCAATTTATACGAAGTGTTTATCCTGTTTTGCCTGATCACGGCTTTGTTGTATTTGCACTATGAGCAATTGTTTAAAACGCGCCAATTGGGTGGTTTTGTGCTGGTGGTGATCAATGCCGCGGTGGGCTTTATTCTCTGGTATACCTTCGATCGTCATGCCAACGAGATTCAGCCATTGGTGCCTGCCTTGCAAAGTTACTGGATGAAAATTCATGTGCCCGCCAATTTTATTGGCTATGGCGCCTTCTCGCTGGCGGCGATGGTTGCCGGGGCTTACCTGCTGGCAAAGCGGGGCATTCTGGCGAGTCGCTTGCCCGCGCCGCATGTGCTGGATGATCTGATGTATAAAGCGATTGCGGTCGGTTTTGCATTTTTCACGATTGCAACGATTTTAGGGGCAATGTGGGCCGCAGAGGCTTGGGGAGGCTACTGGTCATGGGACCCTAAAGAAACCTGGGCACTGATTGTCTGGCTAAATTATGCGGCCTGGCTGCATTTGCGTCTCATGAAGGGCTTGCGCGGCAGCATGTTGGCTTGGTGGGCGCTGGTGGGGCTACTGGTGACAACGTTTGCATTTTTGGGCGTGAATATGTTTTTAAGCGGGCTGCATTCTTACGGTACGCTTTAA
- the trmB gene encoding tRNA (guanosine(46)-N7)-methyltransferase TrmB codes for MSELDQTLPIDEAPYQRRIRSFVLRQGRLTKGQERALQTAWPQFGIEYAAQPLDLNQAFGRSESKKILEIGFGMGDATAKIAQTLPDYDFLAVEVHTPGVGSLLKLMQEGDIQNIRIIQHDAVEVLQQMLADGSLDGVHIFFPDPWHKKRHHKRRLIQAEFVKLLCSKLKAGAYIHVATDWQEYAEWVLEVLRAEPQLQNTAADYAEKPAYRPLTKFENRGLKLGHGVWDLVFRRV; via the coding sequence ATGAGTGAATTAGACCAAACCCTCCCGATTGACGAAGCGCCTTATCAACGCCGTATCCGCAGTTTTGTGCTGCGTCAGGGCCGCTTGACCAAGGGCCAGGAGCGCGCATTACAAACGGCCTGGCCGCAATTCGGGATCGAGTATGCAGCGCAGCCGCTCGATCTGAATCAGGCATTCGGGCGTAGCGAGAGCAAAAAAATCCTTGAGATCGGCTTTGGCATGGGGGATGCGACGGCAAAGATTGCACAAACCTTGCCTGACTATGACTTTCTGGCAGTCGAGGTGCATACCCCAGGCGTGGGGAGTCTGCTCAAGTTGATGCAGGAGGGGGATATCCAGAATATCCGTATTATTCAGCATGATGCGGTTGAGGTGTTACAGCAGATGTTGGCAGACGGTTCGCTGGATGGCGTACACATTTTCTTTCCCGATCCCTGGCACAAAAAACGTCATCACAAACGTCGATTGATCCAGGCTGAGTTTGTAAAACTGTTGTGCTCAAAATTGAAAGCGGGCGCTTACATTCATGTGGCGACTGACTGGCAGGAGTATGCCGAGTGGGTACTTGAGGTATTGCGCGCAGAGCCACAGTTGCAGAATACTGCGGCAGATTATGCCGAGAAACCGGCCTACCGTCCGCTCACCAAGTTTGAAAACCGGGGTCTCAAGTTGGGACACGGGGTGTGGGATTTGGTGTTCAGGCGCGTTTAA
- the mlaE gene encoding lipid asymmetry maintenance ABC transporter permease subunit MlaE, producing MIVHKIKRLLTKLGAGFINKIWRLGAGGRLLWLTLISSGESFRRFRLTIREVYFTGVLSLIIILVSAFFVGMVLALQGYNTLQKYGSSEAIGVLVSLALVRELGPVVTALLFAGRAGTAITAEIGLMKATEQLSAMEMMAVSPIARVIAPRFWAGVIAMPILAALFSMVGILGGYLVAVPLIGVDAGAFWSQMQANVDWQYDILNGVLKSLVFGVACTMIALFEGYDAPPTAEGVSRATTRTVVSSSLAVLGLDFILTSFMIAV from the coding sequence ATGATTGTGCATAAAATCAAGCGGCTGCTGACCAAGCTGGGGGCGGGCTTTATCAATAAAATCTGGCGTCTGGGAGCGGGTGGTCGCTTGTTGTGGTTAACGCTGATTTCCTCCGGCGAGAGTTTTCGCCGCTTTCGGCTCACGATCCGCGAAGTTTATTTTACTGGCGTCCTCTCGCTGATCATTATTCTGGTCTCCGCGTTTTTCGTCGGCATGGTGCTGGCCTTACAGGGCTATAACACGTTGCAAAAATACGGCTCGTCGGAAGCGATTGGCGTATTGGTTTCGTTGGCCCTGGTGCGCGAGTTGGGGCCGGTGGTTACGGCCTTGTTATTTGCCGGACGTGCCGGTACCGCCATTACTGCTGAAATCGGGTTGATGAAGGCGACAGAGCAGCTTTCTGCCATGGAAATGATGGCGGTCAGTCCCATCGCACGCGTCATTGCCCCGCGTTTCTGGGCGGGGGTGATTGCCATGCCGATATTGGCGGCCTTGTTCTCGATGGTGGGTATTTTGGGCGGCTATTTGGTGGCAGTGCCTTTGATTGGCGTTGACGCTGGCGCATTCTGGTCACAGATGCAAGCCAATGTGGACTGGCAGTATGACATCCTGAATGGCGTGTTGAAGAGCCTGGTGTTTGGCGTGGCTTGTACCATGATTGCCTTGTTTGAGGGCTATGATGCACCGCCGACCGCTGAGGGGGTCAGCCGGGCCACAACACGCACAGTGGTGAGTTCGTCACTGGCGGTATTGGGGCTGGATTTTATATTAACCTCGTTCATGATCGCGGTTTAG
- a CDS encoding prepilin-type N-terminal cleavage/methylation domain-containing protein → MKTQQGFTLIELAIVLVIAGLLLAGVMRGQELIANAKVKSLASDFRNIPTYFYGYQDRFRVLPGDDHAADIHVNGTNATTNGQTQNGLIQGAWNSNTDTDESFLIWQHLRLAGLATGSTDPTSTQYVPRNSEGGQLGVSNVTALTAVTAGAFSSAHAMCSDAILGRYAAQLDTMLDDGVGNTGAMRVVLNGTPSAGVATPLPGTAYLVCMSF, encoded by the coding sequence ATGAAAACACAACAAGGGTTTACTTTGATTGAATTGGCGATTGTGCTGGTGATCGCCGGGTTGCTATTGGCCGGGGTGATGCGCGGGCAAGAATTGATTGCCAACGCCAAGGTGAAAAGTCTCGCCAGTGACTTTAGAAATATCCCCACTTATTTTTATGGCTATCAAGACCGTTTTCGCGTCTTGCCCGGGGATGATCATGCGGCGGATATCCATGTCAACGGCACCAATGCGACTACGAACGGGCAAACACAAAATGGCTTGATTCAGGGTGCTTGGAATTCAAACACGGATACGGATGAATCATTTTTAATCTGGCAACACCTGCGATTGGCGGGCTTGGCTACCGGATCAACCGACCCCACCAGTACGCAGTATGTGCCACGTAATAGCGAAGGCGGGCAGTTGGGTGTCAGCAACGTGACAGCTTTGACAGCGGTCACCGCAGGCGCGTTTAGCAGTGCGCACGCCATGTGTTCCGATGCGATTTTAGGACGTTATGCGGCGCAATTGGATACCATGCTGGATGACGGTGTAGGCAATACTGGCGCCATGCGTGTTGTCCTAAATGGCACACCTAGTGCCGGCGTTGCCACACCGCTACCCGGCACGGCCTACTTAGTGTGCATGAGTTTTTAG
- the yihA gene encoding ribosome biogenesis GTP-binding protein YihA/YsxC encodes MPVFQNASFHLSAHHLRDLPPASGIEVAFAGRSNAGKSSALNTLANHNRLAFVSKQPGRTQLINFFTLGDDKHLVDLPGYGYAKVPEAMRMHWQNVLSRYLSERSSLAGLVLVMDSRHPLTPLDRQMLDWFCPSGKPVHVLLTKSDKLSRSESTITLGKVRKELQANWGNAISVQLFSSLKKQGVDEAEKVLGEWFFGGDTQTEAVAPASE; translated from the coding sequence ATGCCTGTTTTCCAAAATGCCAGCTTTCACCTCTCTGCACACCACCTGCGGGACTTGCCCCCAGCCAGTGGCATTGAAGTAGCATTTGCCGGCCGGTCTAACGCCGGAAAATCGAGCGCGCTGAACACTTTGGCCAACCACAACCGGCTCGCGTTTGTGAGCAAGCAACCAGGCCGCACACAGCTGATTAACTTTTTCACCCTGGGCGATGACAAGCACCTGGTTGACCTGCCTGGCTACGGTTACGCCAAGGTGCCTGAAGCCATGCGCATGCATTGGCAAAACGTGCTGTCCCGCTACCTGAGCGAACGCAGCAGCCTGGCCGGCCTGGTACTGGTCATGGATAGCCGTCACCCACTCACACCACTAGACCGGCAAATGCTGGACTGGTTCTGTCCCAGCGGCAAACCGGTGCACGTACTGCTGACTAAAAGCGACAAATTGTCGCGCAGCGAATCTACCATCACCTTAGGTAAAGTCCGCAAAGAGCTCCAAGCCAACTGGGGAAATGCCATCTCCGTGCAACTCTTTTCCAGCCTGAAAAAGCAAGGGGTTGATGAAGCAGAAAAAGTGCTGGGCGAATGGTTCTTCGGTGGTGACACCCAAACGGAAGCGGTGGCGCCAGCCAGCGAATAA
- a CDS encoding cytochrome c biogenesis protein ResB, translating into MRFAVSLLTLLGVASIIGTVLKQNEPYTNYIVKFGQFWFELFELLGLLDVYHAAWFLVILLFLVISTTLCVLRNTPLMLKEWKTYKEHATEKSLRLFEHQASLTTASAATALQSQLSAWLTAERYTFKATPQRNGDVLIAAKLGTHQRLGYIFTHAAIVVICFGGLLDGNLPFKIQELLGYKKVETRDIPSRQVPPESRLGVGNLSFRANMTLPEGERDNVSFLRVRDGYLVQELPFTVMLKDFRIEHYPTGMPKSFESDILITDSDLKQPIEATVRVNHPFIYKGIAIYQSDFQDGGSQLKFKLWDLAANQQDGFDVDGVILQKGSLGDGAQKLTVEFNEFRQFNILNLSADGKGKPHNVGPNTTFKLRNASGQAREYVNYMQPLILDGRAYFVSGMRETVQEDFKYLRIPADDDMEITGFMRLRQTLRDDKSIQAIAQQVAAQMPGNNPTLRAQFEQSLQQLLMTFKRGGYSELSRIIESAVPKDQREQAAQTYLKLLNRAAMQAYQMSRAQRHLQPIAEDQTSAIFIQDSLNAMNDLFFYGTPYYFQLKNYTLKQASGFQLTRSPGQNWVYLGSVMLVLGIFAMFYIKERRLWLLIKPAQHEVLVAMSSNRKNMDLDQDFARARQQLSTLLQAPSA; encoded by the coding sequence ATGCGTTTTGCCGTGAGCTTGTTAACGCTGTTGGGCGTTGCGTCGATTATTGGTACCGTACTCAAGCAGAATGAGCCCTATACCAATTACATCGTCAAGTTCGGTCAATTCTGGTTTGAATTGTTCGAATTGCTGGGGTTGCTGGATGTCTATCATGCGGCGTGGTTTTTGGTGATTTTACTGTTTTTGGTGATTTCAACTACCTTGTGCGTGCTGCGGAATACACCGCTCATGCTCAAGGAATGGAAAACCTATAAAGAGCATGCGACTGAAAAGTCCTTACGTTTATTTGAGCATCAGGCCAGCCTGACGACGGCTTCGGCAGCAACCGCCTTACAGTCACAGTTGTCCGCCTGGTTGACGGCAGAGCGTTACACGTTCAAGGCGACGCCACAAAGAAATGGCGATGTGCTGATTGCGGCCAAATTGGGGACGCATCAGCGCTTGGGCTATATCTTTACGCATGCCGCGATTGTGGTGATTTGTTTTGGTGGCCTGCTCGATGGCAATTTGCCGTTCAAGATTCAGGAATTGCTGGGTTATAAAAAGGTTGAGACGCGCGATATTCCTTCACGCCAGGTGCCGCCTGAGAGTCGGCTGGGGGTGGGCAACCTTTCATTCCGCGCCAATATGACCTTGCCGGAAGGCGAACGGGATAACGTGTCTTTCTTGCGGGTGCGTGATGGCTATCTGGTCCAAGAATTACCTTTTACGGTCATGCTCAAGGACTTCCGTATCGAGCATTACCCGACCGGGATGCCGAAATCGTTTGAAAGCGATATCCTCATCACTGATTCAGACCTGAAGCAACCGATTGAGGCGACGGTCAGAGTGAATCATCCTTTTATTTACAAAGGGATTGCGATTTATCAATCTGACTTTCAGGATGGTGGCTCACAGCTCAAATTCAAACTCTGGGATTTGGCCGCTAATCAGCAGGATGGATTTGATGTGGATGGCGTGATCTTGCAAAAAGGCTCACTCGGTGACGGCGCGCAAAAGCTGACAGTCGAATTCAACGAGTTTCGCCAGTTTAATATCCTGAATCTGTCGGCGGATGGTAAAGGTAAGCCGCACAATGTGGGTCCAAACACCACGTTCAAATTGCGCAATGCCAGTGGCCAGGCACGTGAGTATGTCAATTACATGCAGCCTCTGATACTGGATGGCCGCGCTTATTTCGTCTCTGGCATGCGTGAGACCGTGCAGGAGGACTTCAAGTACTTGCGCATTCCCGCAGATGACGACATGGAAATCACCGGTTTTATGCGATTGCGCCAAACCTTGCGCGATGACAAGTCGATTCAGGCGATCGCGCAGCAGGTGGCCGCGCAAATGCCAGGTAATAACCCCACATTACGAGCGCAGTTTGAGCAAAGCTTGCAGCAATTGCTAATGACCTTCAAGCGTGGCGGCTACAGTGAGTTGTCGCGCATTATTGAAAGCGCTGTGCCCAAAGACCAGCGCGAGCAAGCGGCACAAACTTATCTCAAATTGTTGAACCGTGCAGCGATGCAGGCATATCAAATGAGCCGTGCACAACGTCACTTGCAGCCTATCGCAGAGGATCAGACCAGCGCCATCTTTATACAGGATAGCCTGAATGCCATGAATGACTTATTCTTTTATGGCACACCGTATTATTTTCAGCTCAAGAATTACACGCTGAAACAAGCCAGTGGTTTCCAACTGACGCGCTCGCCTGGGCAGAATTGGGTATATCTGGGTTCGGTGATGTTGGTACTGGGTATTTTTGCCATGTTCTATATTAAGGAACGTCGCTTGTGGTTATTGATCAAACCTGCACAGCACGAAGTCCTGGTGGCCATGTCGTCTAACCGTAAAAATATGGACTTGGATCAGGATTTTGCGCGTGCGCGCCAGCAACTTTCAACGCTGTTGCAAGCACCTTCAGCATAA
- a CDS encoding ABC transporter ATP-binding protein encodes MANAIVEIQDLSFGYKGRLLHKGINMTFPKGKVVAIMGGSGSGKTTLLRLIGGQLKPTKGQVKVVGEVVHEQDREGIYRLRRKMGMLFQHGALFTDLSVYENVAFPMREHTSLPESMIRDLVLMKLNAVGLRGAHALMPTELSGGMARRVALARAIALDPSIIMYDEPFAGLDPISMAVICDLIRSLNDVLGATSIIVTHDVEETFQFADYVYFVADGIVAAEGTPDELRQSELPFIHQFVHGEKDGPVPFHYAAPEYHASLLRGAR; translated from the coding sequence ATGGCGAACGCAATTGTAGAAATTCAAGACCTGTCTTTCGGCTACAAAGGCCGATTGTTGCATAAAGGCATCAACATGACGTTTCCCAAAGGTAAGGTGGTTGCCATCATGGGCGGCAGTGGCAGCGGTAAAACCACATTGTTGCGTTTGATCGGTGGGCAGTTAAAGCCGACCAAGGGGCAAGTCAAAGTGGTTGGTGAGGTCGTTCATGAGCAAGATCGTGAAGGCATTTACCGACTGCGCCGAAAAATGGGCATGTTGTTTCAACATGGTGCCTTGTTCACCGATTTATCCGTGTATGAAAATGTTGCGTTTCCGATGCGCGAGCATACCAGCTTGCCCGAAAGCATGATTCGTGACCTGGTGCTGATGAAGTTGAATGCCGTTGGTTTGCGGGGTGCGCATGCCCTGATGCCTACAGAGCTGTCAGGCGGTATGGCCAGACGTGTTGCACTGGCGCGCGCAATTGCCCTGGATCCCAGCATTATCATGTATGACGAGCCATTTGCCGGACTGGATCCGATTTCCATGGCCGTTATTTGCGACCTCATTCGCAGTCTGAATGACGTGCTGGGGGCAACTTCTATCATCGTCACGCATGATGTTGAAGAGACGTTCCAGTTTGCTGACTACGTCTATTTCGTCGCCGACGGCATTGTCGCTGCCGAGGGCACGCCCGATGAGCTGCGTCAGTCCGAGTTGCCGTTTATCCATCAATTTGTGCATGGTGAAAAAGACGGTCCGGTTCCTTTCCATTATGCGGCGCCTGAATATCATGCCAGTTTGTTAAGAGGGGCGCGTTAA
- the mlaD gene encoding outer membrane lipid asymmetry maintenance protein MlaD yields MERTTIDLWVGIFVALGLAALLGLAMKVGNLTTSNIGQTYTVTANFENIGGLKPRAPVKSAGVVVGRVNDIVFDPKTYEAVVSLNIDSRYAFPKDTFANIYTAGLLGEQYVGLEAGGDEINLKNGDKITQTQDAVVLEKLISQFLYSKATESNDNGNKTAAASTESTVDALDASPLDKVGK; encoded by the coding sequence ATGGAAAGAACAACAATTGATTTATGGGTAGGGATCTTTGTGGCATTAGGATTGGCCGCTTTATTGGGCTTGGCCATGAAAGTGGGCAATCTCACCACCAGCAATATCGGCCAGACCTATACCGTGACGGCGAACTTTGAGAATATTGGCGGCCTCAAACCTCGCGCCCCTGTGAAAAGCGCAGGGGTGGTTGTCGGTCGCGTCAATGATATTGTGTTTGATCCTAAAACTTATGAGGCCGTCGTGAGTCTCAATATTGATTCCCGTTATGCATTCCCCAAAGATACGTTCGCCAACATTTACACTGCAGGCTTGCTGGGTGAGCAATACGTTGGGCTCGAAGCCGGTGGTGACGAGATCAACCTCAAAAATGGGGACAAGATCACACAGACCCAGGATGCGGTTGTGCTGGAAAAACTGATTAGTCAGTTCTTGTATAGCAAGGCGACAGAAAGTAACGACAATGGAAATAAAACGGCAGCTGCATCAACCGAAAGTACAGTTGATGCGTTAGATGCCAGCCCGCTTGATAAAGTGGGCAAATAA